Proteins from a genomic interval of Streptococcus oralis:
- a CDS encoding peptide ABC transporter substrate-binding protein: MRSKKWLLGAGAVLSTALLLTACGKSEKKADAPKTFSYVYAMDPSSLDYSVTSKSSTSDVIANVVDGLLENDKYGNLIPSLAEDWSVSKDGLTYTYKLRKGVKWYTSEGEEYAEVKAQDFVTGLKHAADGKSDGLTLIQDSIKGLAAYISGESNDFSTVGVKAVDDYTVEYTLNKPESFWNSKVTTATMLPVNEEFLNSKGGDYGAPTPSSILYNGPYFLKSLTSKSAIEYEKNPNYWDKDNVKIDNVKLTFYDGSDQESLIRSFTQGAYTTARLFPTSSNFESTKKEYGDKIVYSPQEATSYYLTVNVNRQSYNKTAKTDEAQKTSTKEALLNKNFRQALNFALDRHSYTAQLNGEEGADKIIRNSLVPHDYVQVGEKTFGELAQAELVSYGDQWKDVALTDGKDTIYSPEKAKAAFAKAKEELQGKGVTFPIHLDIPVEQTDVIAVQQTNSLKQSIESSLGTENVIVDVLQMTDNEKMSITSQAKVPSQKDYDLNGTGWGPDYQDPATYLNILDAKKGSALKHLGITRGKDPEVMAQVGLDEYKKLLDDAAAETSDLNKRYEKYAKAQAWVSDSSLLIPVASSGGSPTVSRTVPFTKAYSQVGIKGDPFVFKGLELQNDVVTAKEYEEAFKKWQQEKIETNAKYQKELEKHVK; this comes from the coding sequence ATGAGATCGAAAAAGTGGCTCTTAGGAGCAGGTGCCGTCCTGAGCACAGCCCTTCTGTTAACTGCTTGTGGGAAAAGTGAAAAGAAGGCTGATGCACCCAAGACATTCTCTTATGTCTATGCTATGGATCCATCGTCTTTGGACTACAGTGTGACGAGCAAGAGTTCAACTTCTGATGTTATAGCGAACGTTGTCGATGGCCTTTTGGAAAATGATAAGTATGGAAACTTAATTCCATCGCTTGCAGAAGACTGGTCCGTTTCTAAAGATGGCTTGACCTATACCTACAAACTTCGTAAGGGTGTAAAATGGTATACTTCTGAGGGAGAAGAGTACGCTGAAGTCAAGGCTCAGGATTTTGTTACTGGTCTAAAACACGCAGCTGATGGGAAATCAGATGGTCTTACTTTGATTCAAGATTCTATCAAAGGATTAGCTGCCTACATCAGTGGAGAAAGCAATGACTTTTCTACAGTAGGAGTCAAAGCTGTTGACGATTACACGGTAGAATATACGCTCAACAAGCCAGAAAGTTTCTGGAACTCTAAAGTCACAACTGCGACCATGCTTCCAGTAAATGAAGAGTTTTTGAATTCTAAAGGGGGCGACTACGGTGCGCCAACTCCATCAAGCATCCTTTATAACGGTCCTTATTTCTTGAAATCATTGACTTCAAAATCAGCCATTGAATATGAAAAGAATCCAAATTACTGGGATAAGGACAATGTTAAGATTGACAATGTCAAATTAACTTTCTACGATGGATCTGACCAAGAATCTTTGATTCGTAGCTTTACACAAGGTGCCTATACAACAGCTCGTCTCTTCCCAACAAGCTCAAACTTTGAGTCAACTAAAAAAGAGTATGGCGATAAGATTGTCTACAGTCCACAAGAAGCGACAAGCTACTATCTTACTGTTAACGTAAACCGTCAATCTTACAATAAAACAGCCAAAACAGACGAAGCTCAAAAAACTTCAACAAAAGAAGCTCTTCTCAACAAGAACTTCCGCCAGGCGCTGAACTTTGCTCTTGACCGTCATTCTTATACTGCTCAGTTGAATGGTGAAGAAGGTGCAGACAAGATTATCCGTAACAGCCTAGTGCCTCATGACTACGTTCAAGTGGGCGAAAAAACCTTTGGAGAGTTGGCGCAGGCAGAGCTCGTTTCATATGGAGACCAGTGGAAAGATGTAGCCCTTACAGATGGCAAGGATACGATTTACAGCCCTGAAAAAGCCAAGGCAGCCTTTGCTAAAGCCAAGGAAGAATTGCAGGGCAAGGGGGTTACTTTCCCAATCCATTTGGATATCCCAGTTGAACAAACAGATGTAATCGCGGTTCAGCAAACTAACTCACTCAAGCAGTCTATCGAATCATCACTTGGTACTGAAAATGTCATTGTCGATGTCCTTCAAATGACTGATAATGAAAAAATGAGCATTACGTCTCAAGCCAAGGTTCCATCCCAAAAAGACTATGACTTGAACGGAACTGGTTGGGGCCCTGATTATCAAGACCCAGCTACCTACCTCAACATTCTTGATGCCAAGAAGGGTTCTGCCCTTAAACACTTGGGTATCACTCGTGGAAAAGATCCAGAAGTGATGGCTCAAGTTGGACTGGACGAATACAAGAAACTCTTGGATGATGCTGCAGCTGAAACCAGCGACCTCAACAAACGCTATGAAAAATACGCTAAAGCTCAAGCTTGGGTGTCTGATAGCTCACTCTTAATCCCAGTTGCTTCTTCAGGTGGTTCTCCAACTGTTAGCCGAACTGTACCATTCACAAAAGCCTACTCTCAAGTCGGAATCAAGGGAGACCCATTTGTGTTCAAAGGATTGGAGTTGCAAAATGATGTTGTGACTGCAAAAGAATACGAAGAAGCCTTCAAGAAATGGCAACAAGAAAAAATCGAAACAAATGCCAAATACCAAAAAGAACTTGAAAAACATGTCAAGTAA